One part of the Sporosarcina ureae genome encodes these proteins:
- the ftsX gene encoding permease-like cell division protein FtsX — protein MKSRTLRRHIRESFKSLSRNGWMTFASVSAVTVTLLLIGVFIVIMMNLNQLADNIENDVEIKVVAEQNATTSQVEELMKKVKETPGVAEVKYSSREQELNQMIQSFGEEFALYKQDNPLGDALYVKADDPKNTASVALELSTYDYTFDVEYGEGKVEKLFNVLKIGRNVGLGLILALLFTAMFLISNTIRLTIVARRTEIDIMKLVGATDSFVRIPFMLEGVWLGIFGAIIPMVLMTTFYSQLYSFWEGRLQNELFHLLDPSPFLLQLNFLLLFVAVFIGVWGSFMSVRKFLRV, from the coding sequence ATGAAATCTAGAACATTACGACGTCATATTCGGGAAAGTTTCAAAAGTCTAAGTCGGAATGGTTGGATGACCTTTGCATCCGTAAGTGCTGTTACCGTGACCTTATTGTTGATCGGTGTGTTCATCGTCATCATGATGAACTTGAATCAACTAGCGGATAACATCGAGAATGATGTGGAAATCAAAGTAGTCGCAGAGCAAAATGCAACTACATCACAAGTTGAGGAACTAATGAAGAAAGTCAAAGAGACCCCAGGCGTTGCCGAGGTCAAGTACTCCTCACGTGAACAGGAATTAAATCAAATGATTCAATCATTTGGTGAAGAGTTTGCGCTATATAAGCAGGACAACCCTCTCGGTGATGCATTATATGTAAAGGCAGATGATCCGAAAAATACGGCATCAGTCGCACTAGAACTCAGCACGTACGATTATACATTTGATGTGGAGTACGGAGAAGGTAAAGTAGAAAAGTTGTTCAATGTACTGAAAATTGGACGAAATGTTGGACTAGGATTGATTTTGGCATTGTTGTTTACGGCAATGTTCCTCATATCGAATACAATTCGACTCACGATCGTGGCACGACGTACCGAAATCGACATTATGAAACTGGTCGGTGCAACGGATAGTTTCGTGCGGATTCCTTTCATGCTCGAAGGAGTGTGGCTTGGGATTTTCGGCGCGATTATACCGATGGTTTTAATGACGACATTTTATTCGCAACTGTATAGTTTCTGGGAAGGTCGTTTGCAAAATGAGTTATTCCATTTGCTTGACCCAAGCCCGTTCTTATTACAATTAAACTTCTTACTGTTATTCGTCGCTGTTTTTATTGGCGTATGGGGCAGTTTCATGTCAGTCCGGAAGTTTTTGAGAGTGTAA
- a CDS encoding murein hydrolase activator EnvC family protein, whose protein sequence is MRKRNRIISSVLAVCLLTTTVGSADVFADSLKDLQNEKKAAETKKKNLDSTIQKKETQIQEKQSKVDVLINQIKKLNDKIEETNQNMDRIIAEMNKTKLEIEELQASIKELEIRIEQRDEVLRERVRVMQVKGNKVSYLDVLLGANSFADFIDRFSAVTTLMDADRKIIEQQEQDMAQLEEEKKLVEQKLAEQEERRQKIQAMKDELQQKKLEKRDVVNELERSQEKLSSEKGQLEEEYSDTVEFSKTLEKKIVAEQERLAEIVRKEQARKLKLQQQKEAAAAAAVSAQGGSADYSGPLPSVSSGFWTKPTSGTLSSGFGWRIHPITKVKKQHRGMDLSAPLGTPVVAAGDGVVSYAGSMEGFGNVIMITHSVNNQILTTVYGHLSSIGTSSGKSVGKGELIGAVGSTGFSTGNHLHFEVHVGNFSATGPSAVNPLHYVSF, encoded by the coding sequence TTGAGAAAGAGAAATCGAATCATTTCAAGTGTCCTTGCGGTTTGCTTGCTGACCACAACGGTCGGCAGTGCAGACGTATTCGCAGACTCTCTGAAAGATCTGCAGAATGAAAAAAAGGCAGCAGAAACTAAAAAGAAAAATTTGGATTCTACTATCCAGAAAAAAGAAACCCAAATACAGGAAAAGCAATCGAAAGTAGATGTGCTGATCAACCAAATTAAGAAACTGAACGACAAGATAGAAGAGACCAATCAAAATATGGACAGAATCATTGCAGAAATGAATAAGACCAAATTAGAGATTGAAGAACTTCAAGCGTCTATTAAAGAATTAGAGATTCGTATCGAGCAGCGGGACGAAGTATTGCGTGAGCGCGTTCGTGTCATGCAAGTCAAAGGCAATAAAGTCAGTTATCTCGACGTGCTTCTTGGTGCCAACAGTTTCGCGGATTTCATTGACCGTTTCTCCGCAGTGACGACACTGATGGACGCGGATCGTAAAATCATTGAACAGCAAGAACAAGATATGGCGCAGTTGGAAGAAGAAAAGAAACTGGTGGAGCAGAAATTAGCTGAACAAGAAGAGCGCCGACAGAAGATCCAGGCGATGAAAGATGAATTGCAGCAAAAGAAGCTAGAAAAAAGAGATGTTGTCAATGAACTTGAAAGAAGTCAGGAAAAACTTTCGAGTGAAAAAGGACAATTAGAAGAAGAATACAGCGATACGGTTGAATTCAGCAAAACGTTGGAAAAGAAAATCGTCGCTGAACAAGAGCGTTTGGCTGAAATCGTGAGAAAAGAACAAGCGAGAAAGCTGAAACTTCAACAACAGAAAGAAGCGGCAGCAGCAGCTGCTGTTTCAGCGCAAGGCGGTTCGGCTGATTATTCAGGTCCACTCCCTTCTGTTTCGAGCGGCTTTTGGACAAAACCGACTAGCGGGACCCTCAGTTCAGGATTTGGCTGGCGCATCCATCCAATCACTAAAGTGAAAAAGCAACACCGCGGTATGGATTTAAGTGCACCCTTGGGAACTCCAGTTGTAGCAGCCGGAGATGGTGTTGTATCGTATGCAGGTAGCATGGAAGGCTTTGGGAATGTCATTATGATTACACACTCTGTGAACAATCAGATTTTGACGACGGTTTATGGACATCTTTCTTCGATCGGCACAAGCTCAGGCAAGTCGGTAGGAAAAGGTGAGTTAATAGGAGCGGTTGGTTCGACAGGTTTCTCTACGGGCAATCATTTGCATTTTGAAGTGCACGTTGGAAACTTCTCTGCCACTGGTCCAAGTGCAGTCAACCCATTGCATTACGTTTCTTTTTAA
- a CDS encoding redoxin domain-containing protein translates to MSKKTIGYIITALIIGTLIFIMVQNNAGKKESAEAPASQVNQQEALLAEEEGLEQYSPAPDFTLETLAGDTVTLSELKGKKVILNFWATWCPPCKAEMPHMESFYSKLTDEDQVELIAVNVTESEKIGISEVEKFIDSYGLSFPIPLDKKAEVTQKYGVFSMPTTYMIDTKGLIAQKIIGPLDEKKLNELVDSMD, encoded by the coding sequence GTGAGCAAGAAAACGATTGGATATATTATCACGGCATTAATTATCGGTACGCTGATTTTCATTATGGTGCAAAATAATGCTGGAAAGAAAGAATCGGCTGAAGCACCGGCTTCACAAGTAAATCAACAAGAAGCGTTGCTTGCGGAAGAGGAAGGTTTGGAGCAATATTCACCGGCACCGGACTTTACGCTTGAAACATTGGCGGGCGATACGGTGACACTTTCTGAGTTAAAAGGTAAGAAAGTTATTCTGAATTTCTGGGCGACTTGGTGTCCACCGTGTAAAGCAGAAATGCCACATATGGAAAGTTTTTATTCGAAATTAACGGATGAAGATCAAGTGGAATTAATCGCTGTGAACGTTACAGAATCAGAGAAGATTGGGATTAGTGAAGTGGAAAAGTTTATCGATTCATATGGATTGAGCTTCCCGATTCCACTGGATAAAAAGGCGGAAGTGACGCAGAAATATGGCGTGTTCTCGATGCCGACAACTTATATGATTGACACAAAAGGTCTCATAGCGCAAAAGATCATTGGACCATTGGATGAAAAAAAGTTGAATGAATTAGTCGATTCTATGGACTGA
- a CDS encoding S41 family peptidase: protein MRKSRLFLVGVLLLIGVIWLNGCGKQKAAQNETISQLPVVDEVFEKIQERAVYPVKKDELIEGALRGMTDTIGDPYSTYLTEQEAVSHRESLAASRVGIGAEVTRTNGKYIIVAPIKGGPAEKAGLQPYDEIVRVNGERLGNETLRDVVNSIRGKKGTEVKLTIFRPEADKHMEYTITRDNMPVQSVSHQLLEERDAKLGYIALSMFGEETAQEWQKATSDVIKKGAQALIIDVRGNPGGYLKAVSEISSSLLDEDRTFVVMQDAKGNLTPVSTEKNENLSFNERLKMIPIVVVQDVGSASASEVLSAAIKDLKRGSIIGTTSFGKGTVQETMELSNGGELKLSTNKWLTPKEKWIHGKGVTADIEVKQNKLFTEHLQMVTDTMKEGHFNDEIAYAQRMLKAFGHRPGRTDGYFDQETAEAVQAFRTEHEIKEGYDMDREFFTTLKTAAEEYRAEPKNDKQLRMAIDFLINELAK from the coding sequence ATGCGTAAGAGCAGGCTTTTTTTAGTAGGTGTATTATTGCTGATCGGCGTTATTTGGCTGAATGGCTGCGGTAAGCAGAAAGCTGCACAAAATGAAACGATCAGTCAGCTGCCTGTAGTAGACGAAGTGTTTGAAAAGATTCAAGAGAGAGCCGTATATCCGGTCAAGAAGGACGAGCTGATTGAAGGAGCATTGCGTGGTATGACCGATACGATTGGCGATCCGTATTCTACGTATTTGACTGAGCAAGAAGCTGTGTCTCATCGCGAATCGCTGGCTGCTTCACGTGTCGGAATCGGAGCGGAAGTAACGCGTACAAATGGCAAGTATATTATTGTTGCGCCTATTAAAGGAGGACCAGCAGAAAAAGCCGGATTGCAGCCGTATGATGAAATTGTGCGTGTCAACGGTGAACGATTAGGGAATGAAACATTGCGAGACGTAGTAAATAGTATTCGCGGCAAGAAAGGGACGGAAGTGAAGTTGACGATTTTCCGGCCTGAAGCGGATAAGCATATGGAATATACGATTACCCGCGATAACATGCCTGTGCAGTCTGTATCGCATCAACTACTTGAAGAACGGGATGCTAAGCTTGGGTACATAGCGCTAAGCATGTTTGGTGAAGAGACGGCACAAGAGTGGCAAAAAGCTACGTCTGACGTCATTAAAAAAGGCGCTCAAGCGCTCATCATTGATGTGCGCGGTAATCCAGGAGGTTATTTGAAGGCTGTTTCCGAAATTTCCAGCAGTCTATTGGACGAAGATCGAACATTTGTCGTAATGCAAGATGCAAAAGGGAATTTAACCCCTGTTTCAACAGAAAAGAACGAGAACCTTTCATTCAATGAACGATTGAAAATGATTCCAATTGTTGTCGTTCAAGATGTCGGCAGTGCGTCAGCGAGTGAAGTATTGAGTGCGGCAATCAAAGATTTAAAACGCGGATCAATCATCGGTACTACAAGCTTCGGAAAAGGGACCGTGCAAGAAACGATGGAATTATCGAATGGCGGAGAATTGAAGCTATCGACGAATAAATGGCTAACGCCTAAAGAGAAGTGGATTCACGGTAAAGGGGTCACTGCGGATATTGAAGTGAAGCAGAATAAATTATTTACAGAGCATTTACAGATGGTGACGGACACAATGAAGGAAGGCCATTTCAATGATGAAATCGCTTATGCGCAACGCATGCTCAAAGCATTTGGTCATCGTCCAGGTAGAACAGATGGCTATTTCGACCAAGAAACGGCAGAGGCTGTACAGGCGTTCCGCACAGAGCATGAAATCAAAGAGGGTTATGATATGGATCGAGAATTCTTTACTACGTTGAAAACGGCTGCAGAAGAATATCGGGCAGAGCCAAAGAATGACAAACAATTGCGTATGGCGATTGATTTCCTCATCAATGAACTAGCAAAATAA
- a CDS encoding PDZ domain-containing protein has product MSSELLLNLKDALLYFFLNPVWLIALVAAYMLGSKRVSRERADFNVGINKGSTEMKHMISVGWLHGLVLSIVIAGVGLIVDFNWIVILSIVMLLVIVSFSFKLASPIYYATIAFFALWALDRYAGDFSIGTWFVQEDLNFFGTLAITVPIIAGLLLISEGLLVRRHAARHTSPTFVPTQRGMRGAIYQSKLLWLVPVVFLVPGHMVVEFAPYWPQFTLGSEQFSFIPVPLVIGFSQLVRSTFPDVLFPKMGKAIAWLGIAVVAVGIGAIWMPVLGWAALLAGVLCRLLLSAMISISERNKQVLLVPQSEGVYVVAVLGDSPAEKMGIVPGDLIKSVNGISIHNEDELYDAIQVNAAHCRLQVIGRDGEVRLKQQVLFRHDHFRLGIVVVR; this is encoded by the coding sequence ATGTCTAGCGAACTATTACTTAATTTGAAAGATGCATTACTTTACTTTTTTCTGAATCCAGTCTGGCTAATCGCTCTCGTCGCTGCCTATATGCTTGGCAGTAAACGGGTAAGCCGTGAGCGAGCAGATTTCAATGTGGGCATAAACAAAGGCTCCACTGAAATGAAACACATGATTTCAGTCGGTTGGTTGCACGGTCTCGTCCTGTCGATTGTCATTGCAGGCGTTGGATTGATCGTCGACTTTAACTGGATTGTCATTTTATCTATCGTCATGTTGCTCGTCATTGTATCGTTCTCCTTTAAGTTAGCTTCACCGATCTACTATGCAACGATCGCGTTCTTTGCGTTATGGGCACTCGATCGATATGCAGGAGACTTTTCAATCGGCACATGGTTCGTTCAGGAAGATCTGAACTTCTTCGGTACATTAGCTATTACGGTACCGATTATTGCAGGATTGTTGTTAATTTCGGAAGGCTTATTGGTTCGTCGTCATGCGGCGCGTCATACGTCTCCCACATTCGTTCCGACTCAGCGTGGAATGCGCGGGGCAATCTACCAATCTAAATTACTATGGCTCGTACCTGTTGTGTTTTTAGTACCAGGACATATGGTAGTGGAATTCGCACCGTACTGGCCACAATTCACATTAGGTTCGGAGCAGTTTTCATTCATTCCGGTGCCTCTAGTCATTGGATTCTCGCAACTAGTAAGATCGACGTTCCCTGATGTGCTGTTCCCTAAAATGGGTAAAGCCATTGCTTGGCTCGGTATTGCTGTTGTTGCTGTAGGTATTGGCGCTATTTGGATGCCGGTGCTTGGTTGGGCTGCGTTGCTTGCGGGTGTACTATGCCGTCTCTTGTTGAGCGCTATGATTTCGATTTCAGAACGCAATAAACAAGTACTATTGGTACCTCAATCCGAAGGGGTGTATGTTGTAGCGGTTCTTGGAGATTCTCCAGCAGAGAAGATGGGTATTGTCCCAGGAGATTTGATCAAGTCGGTGAATGGGATCTCAATTCACAATGAAGATGAATTGTATGATGCGATCCAAGTCAATGCGGCACATTGTCGTTTACAAGTAATCGGTCGCGATGGTGAAGTTCGTTTGAAACAGCAAGTGCTGTTCCGTCATGACCACTTCCGTCTAGGCATTGTGGTTGTGCGATAA
- a CDS encoding CsbA family protein has protein sequence MHDFETKLMLAMFLPGILVVFFTRVTFHHVVGLILTVALIAASVYAGYTHNWMLYVADAVSLTVGFWLASRMVKNARLNQAEE, from the coding sequence ATGCATGATTTCGAAACGAAGTTGATGCTTGCGATGTTTTTGCCGGGAATTTTAGTTGTGTTTTTTACGCGCGTGACATTTCATCACGTCGTGGGACTCATATTGACAGTGGCGCTCATTGCGGCTTCCGTTTATGCAGGATATACGCATAACTGGATGTTGTACGTAGCAGATGCAGTGTCACTGACAGTCGGTTTTTGGCTTGCGTCACGCATGGTGAAAAATGCTCGACTTAATCAAGCCGAGGAATGA
- a CDS encoding AzlD domain-containing protein produces MGASYWWMLLGMAVATYLPRMIPLTLLDGKELPPIVSGVLRNIPYAVLGALIFPAILHIQDDILFGIIGAITAFALAFFGLDVMFVVIGTIAVLAVYSLF; encoded by the coding sequence ATGGGTGCTTCTTATTGGTGGATGTTACTCGGAATGGCAGTTGCCACCTATCTGCCGCGCATGATTCCCTTAACCCTTCTCGACGGTAAAGAATTGCCACCGATCGTCAGTGGTGTGTTGCGCAATATTCCGTATGCTGTACTCGGTGCACTTATATTTCCTGCTATTTTACATATCCAAGATGATATTTTATTCGGTATCATTGGAGCTATTACTGCCTTTGCGCTCGCATTCTTTGGCCTAGACGTGATGTTCGTCGTGATCGGCACGATTGCCGTGCTCGCTGTCTATAGTTTATTTTAA